Proteins encoded within one genomic window of Triticum aestivum cultivar Chinese Spring chromosome 2D, IWGSC CS RefSeq v2.1, whole genome shotgun sequence:
- the LOC123052081 gene encoding uncharacterized protein, with product MEIPNEVTSYSSLSKFDSYHSQADPMSNLAPGNTYPVHDYLYEPSLEPDFPSEYGSREDPFPTAQASSTINLKTVLGGLAAIVSRPSKVGDDASRQQSFSTDVSFLGAGKDGDLHSSVCVPSAPPLLEANALQFSAYREVLQADPPEWLPDSSASVCLQCSFPFTALTRGRHHCRFCGGIFCKECSKGRCLMPMKFRLRDPQRVCDACYDRLDPLQALLINYNSNAMQPAKHDVMDWTSTRSWLNLPVGLSMEYEIYKATNTLRKYCQVSRLNPEKSIPSSILKGAKGLAVLTVAKAGAVLTYKMGTGLVVARRSDGSWSAPSAILSVGLGWGVQIGGELTDFIIVLHDLKAVKAFSSRMHLSLGAGLSAAAGPIGRALEADVRASEKGSGICYTYSCSKGAFVGVSLEGNVVTTRSDTNLRFYGDAYLTTTDILFGRVEKPRAGQPLYSALDDLFSKMVC from the exons ATGGAGATCCCAAATGAAGTGACGTCGTACTCATCCCTCTCCAAATTCGATAGCTACCACAGCCAGGCAGATCCTATGTCCAATCTAGCTCCAGGAAACACATACCCAGTGCATGACTATCTCTATGAGCCATCTCTGGAACCAGACTTTCCATCTGAATATGGTTCAAGAGAAGATCCGTTCCCTACAGCTCAAGCTAGTTCAACTATCAATCTGAAGACCGTACTAGGTGGTCTTGCTGCGATTGTTTCGCGCCCAAGCAAGGTTGGGGATGATGCATCACGGCAGCAAAGTTTCAGCACAGATGTATCATTTCTAGGCGCTGGCAAGGATGGTGACTTGCATTCATCTGTCTGCGTTCCGAGTGCACCACCTCTACTTGAAGCAAATGCTTTACAGTTCAGTGCATACAGGGAGGTGCTGCAGGCAGATCCCCCAGAATGGTTACCGGATAGCTCTGCCAGTGTATGCCTGCAGTGCAGCTTTCCTTTCACAGCTCTGACTCGTGGAAGGCACCATTGCCGCTTCTGTGGAGGTATATTCTGCAAAGAATGTTCCAAGGGAAGATGCTTGATGCCCATGAAGTTCAGACTGCGTGATCCTCAGAGAGTGTGTGATGCTTGCTACGACCGACTTGATCCACTCCAGGCCTTATTGATCAACTACAACAGCAATGCCATGCAGCCTGCCAAACATGACGTCATGGATTGGACAAGTACGAGGAGCTGGTTGAATTTGCCTGTTGGACTATCAATGGAGTATGAAATATACAAGGCAACAAACACACTGAGGAAATATTGCCAG GTTTCTAGATTAAATCCTGAGAAGTCAATCCCATCATCTATCCTCAAGGGAGCAAAAGGGCTTGCTGTGCTCACAGTGGCCAAAGCAGGTGCAGTTCTTACGTACAAAATGGGCACTGGTCTTGTAGTTGCTCGCCGGTCAGATGGATCATGGTCTGCGCCATCAGCGATTTTATCTGTTGGATTGGGATGGGGAGTGCAG ATTGGAGGAGAATTAACAGACTTTATAATTGTACTTCATGATCTTAAAGCTGTCAAGGCATTCAGCAGCCGCATGCATCTTTCTCTTGGGGCAGGATTGAGTGCGGCAGCAGGACCAATTGGCAGAGCCCTTGAAGCAGATGTTCGAGCAAGTGAAAAAGGTTCTGGGATATGCTACACTTATAGCTGCAGCAAAG GTGCCTTTGTTGGGGTCTCTCTGGAAGGAAATGTCGTGACAACCAGATCAGACACCAATCTGCGCTTCTATGGGGACGCCTACTTGACCACGACCGATATCCTGTTTGGGAGGGTGGAGAAGCCCAGAGCTGGGCAACCCTTGTACTCAGCTCTAGATGATCTGTTCTCAAAAATGGTTTGCTAG